In Diachasmimorpha longicaudata isolate KC_UGA_2023 chromosome 7, iyDiaLong2, whole genome shotgun sequence, the following proteins share a genomic window:
- the Spred gene encoding sprouty-related, EVH1 domain-containing protein 1 isoform X4 — translation MTEASEDGNYLVRVRAQVMTRDDSSGGWVPLSGGGLANVSVRRRAPSAGSGCSTAIGTSCGAASANAAPGSSPGNNSAPLSTSPPSAAKRRHEYLIYGKRITDQSVVLSCTIKKDFQYNKVMPTFHHWRTGEKKFGLTFQTAADARAFDKGVRTAVEELLEGLTNTTLNGHPDVGDESVFMAVNLPAEPPDSRQSSGLVRVPNYHSQCGDIPDGHKSIHYISSDPSAKLTTLNHDYLYPVIDDHKGANTTERRASSGSLKKPDIIVSQPGKNTAKSRGNNRLRCKHCQQTYGEHDNPRGACEYAPDFISRGIATVSCLLCAKCMLYHCMSDAEGENSHNLEHNPCTCSTEDGCGRRWFGLALLSLIVPCLWLYPPLRAIHWCGMACGICGGRHHPME, via the exons ATGACAGAGGCCTCGGAAGA TGGTAATTATCTGGTGAGGGTACGGGCCCAGGTAATGACGAGAGATGACAGCTCTGGGGGATGGGTACCACTCAGTGGTGGAGGACTGGCTAATGTTTCGGTCAGGCGTAGAGCACCATCAGCTGGATCTGGTTGCAGCACTGCTATTGGTACCAGTTGTGGTGCAGCCAGTGCTAATGCAGCTCCTGGCTCGTCACCCGGTAATAATTCAGCTCCGTTGAGCACTTCACCTCCCAGTGCAGCTAAGAGAAGACACGAGTACCTTATTTATGGAAAACGCATCACTGATCAATCg GTGGTTCTCAGCTGTACAATTAAGAAGGACTTTCAATACAACAAAGTGATGCCAACATTTCATCATTGGCGtactggagagaaaaaatttggaTTAACGTTTCAAACTGCTGCTGATGCCAGGGCATTTGACAAAGGCGTACGAACAGCAGTAGAAGAGCTTTTAGAAG GATTGACGAATACAACATTAAATGGGCATCCAGACGTCGGTGATGAGAGTGTATTCATGGCGGTTAATTTACCAGCAGAGCCACCGGATTCTCGTCAATCGTCAGGATTGGTTCGTGTACCGAATTATCATTCCCAGTGTGGCGATATACCAGATGGCCACAAATCAATTCATTATATTAGTAGTGATCCATCAGCCAAG TTGACGACACTCAATCACGATTATCTGTATCCAGTGATCGATGATCACAAAGGAGCCAATACAACAGAGCGTCGTGCATCGAGTGGTTCACTCAAGAAGCCTGATATAATAGTATCACAACCGGGTAAAAATACAGCTAAAAGTCGAGGTAATAATAGATTGAGATGTAAACACTGTCAACAGACTTACGGTGAGCATGATAATCCGAGGGGTGCGTGTGAGTATGCACCTGATTTTATTAGTCGTGGTATAGCAACTGTTTCGTGTCTTCTGTGCGCCAAATGTATGCTGTACCACTGCATGAGCGATGCTGAGGGTGAAAATTCTCACAATCTGGAGCACAATCCGTGCACATGCAGTACAGAAGATGGTTGTGGTAGGCGATGGTTTGGTCTTGCATTGTTGTCCCTCATTGTTCCATGTCTATGGTTGTATCCACCACTACGGGCTATTCACTGGTGTGGTATGGCCTGTGGTATATGTGGTGGAAGACATCATCCAATGGAATAA
- the Spred gene encoding sprouty-related, EVH1 domain-containing protein 1 isoform X1, giving the protein MTEASEDGNYLVRVRAQVMTRDDSSGGWVPLSGGGLANVSVRRRAPSAGSGCSTAIGTSCGAASANAAPGSSPGNNSAPLSTSPPSAAKRRHEYLIYGKRITDQSVVLSCTIKKDFQYNKVMPTFHHWRTGEKKFGLTFQTAADARAFDKGVRTAVEELLEGLTNTTLNGHPDVGDESVFMAVNLPAEPPDSRQSSGLVRVPNYHSQCGDIPDGHKSIHYISSDPSAKVVPSHHPLESSGDVGVDNCPYVQLTTLNHDYLYPVIDDHKGANTTERRASSGSLKKPDIIVSQPGKNTAKSRGNNRLRCKHCQQTYGEHDNPRGACEYAPDFISRGIATVSCLLCAKCMLYHCMSDAEGENSHNLEHNPCTCSTEDGCGRRWFGLALLSLIVPCLWLYPPLRAIHWCGMACGICGGRHHPME; this is encoded by the exons ATGACAGAGGCCTCGGAAGA TGGTAATTATCTGGTGAGGGTACGGGCCCAGGTAATGACGAGAGATGACAGCTCTGGGGGATGGGTACCACTCAGTGGTGGAGGACTGGCTAATGTTTCGGTCAGGCGTAGAGCACCATCAGCTGGATCTGGTTGCAGCACTGCTATTGGTACCAGTTGTGGTGCAGCCAGTGCTAATGCAGCTCCTGGCTCGTCACCCGGTAATAATTCAGCTCCGTTGAGCACTTCACCTCCCAGTGCAGCTAAGAGAAGACACGAGTACCTTATTTATGGAAAACGCATCACTGATCAATCg GTGGTTCTCAGCTGTACAATTAAGAAGGACTTTCAATACAACAAAGTGATGCCAACATTTCATCATTGGCGtactggagagaaaaaatttggaTTAACGTTTCAAACTGCTGCTGATGCCAGGGCATTTGACAAAGGCGTACGAACAGCAGTAGAAGAGCTTTTAGAAG GATTGACGAATACAACATTAAATGGGCATCCAGACGTCGGTGATGAGAGTGTATTCATGGCGGTTAATTTACCAGCAGAGCCACCGGATTCTCGTCAATCGTCAGGATTGGTTCGTGTACCGAATTATCATTCCCAGTGTGGCGATATACCAGATGGCCACAAATCAATTCATTATATTAGTAGTGATCCATCAGCCAAGGTTGTACCATCACACCATCCACTGGAGTCTAGTGGTGATGTGGGCGTTGACAATTGTCCTTATGTGCAGTTGACGACACTCAATCACGATTATCTGTATCCAGTGATCGATGATCACAAAGGAGCCAATACAACAGAGCGTCGTGCATCGAGTGGTTCACTCAAGAAGCCTGATATAATAGTATCACAACCGGGTAAAAATACAGCTAAAAGTCGAGGTAATAATAGATTGAGATGTAAACACTGTCAACAGACTTACGGTGAGCATGATAATCCGAGGGGTGCGTGTGAGTATGCACCTGATTTTATTAGTCGTGGTATAGCAACTGTTTCGTGTCTTCTGTGCGCCAAATGTATGCTGTACCACTGCATGAGCGATGCTGAGGGTGAAAATTCTCACAATCTGGAGCACAATCCGTGCACATGCAGTACAGAAGATGGTTGTGGTAGGCGATGGTTTGGTCTTGCATTGTTGTCCCTCATTGTTCCATGTCTATGGTTGTATCCACCACTACGGGCTATTCACTGGTGTGGTATGGCCTGTGGTATATGTGGTGGAAGACATCATCCAATGGAATAA
- the Spred gene encoding sprouty-related, EVH1 domain-containing protein 1 isoform X2 produces the protein MECASPGGNYLVRVRAQVMTRDDSSGGWVPLSGGGLANVSVRRRAPSAGSGCSTAIGTSCGAASANAAPGSSPGNNSAPLSTSPPSAAKRRHEYLIYGKRITDQSVVLSCTIKKDFQYNKVMPTFHHWRTGEKKFGLTFQTAADARAFDKGVRTAVEELLEGLTNTTLNGHPDVGDESVFMAVNLPAEPPDSRQSSGLVRVPNYHSQCGDIPDGHKSIHYISSDPSAKVVPSHHPLESSGDVGVDNCPYVQLTTLNHDYLYPVIDDHKGANTTERRASSGSLKKPDIIVSQPGKNTAKSRGNNRLRCKHCQQTYGEHDNPRGACEYAPDFISRGIATVSCLLCAKCMLYHCMSDAEGENSHNLEHNPCTCSTEDGCGRRWFGLALLSLIVPCLWLYPPLRAIHWCGMACGICGGRHHPME, from the exons ATGGAGTGTGCGAGTCCAGG TGGTAATTATCTGGTGAGGGTACGGGCCCAGGTAATGACGAGAGATGACAGCTCTGGGGGATGGGTACCACTCAGTGGTGGAGGACTGGCTAATGTTTCGGTCAGGCGTAGAGCACCATCAGCTGGATCTGGTTGCAGCACTGCTATTGGTACCAGTTGTGGTGCAGCCAGTGCTAATGCAGCTCCTGGCTCGTCACCCGGTAATAATTCAGCTCCGTTGAGCACTTCACCTCCCAGTGCAGCTAAGAGAAGACACGAGTACCTTATTTATGGAAAACGCATCACTGATCAATCg GTGGTTCTCAGCTGTACAATTAAGAAGGACTTTCAATACAACAAAGTGATGCCAACATTTCATCATTGGCGtactggagagaaaaaatttggaTTAACGTTTCAAACTGCTGCTGATGCCAGGGCATTTGACAAAGGCGTACGAACAGCAGTAGAAGAGCTTTTAGAAG GATTGACGAATACAACATTAAATGGGCATCCAGACGTCGGTGATGAGAGTGTATTCATGGCGGTTAATTTACCAGCAGAGCCACCGGATTCTCGTCAATCGTCAGGATTGGTTCGTGTACCGAATTATCATTCCCAGTGTGGCGATATACCAGATGGCCACAAATCAATTCATTATATTAGTAGTGATCCATCAGCCAAGGTTGTACCATCACACCATCCACTGGAGTCTAGTGGTGATGTGGGCGTTGACAATTGTCCTTATGTGCAGTTGACGACACTCAATCACGATTATCTGTATCCAGTGATCGATGATCACAAAGGAGCCAATACAACAGAGCGTCGTGCATCGAGTGGTTCACTCAAGAAGCCTGATATAATAGTATCACAACCGGGTAAAAATACAGCTAAAAGTCGAGGTAATAATAGATTGAGATGTAAACACTGTCAACAGACTTACGGTGAGCATGATAATCCGAGGGGTGCGTGTGAGTATGCACCTGATTTTATTAGTCGTGGTATAGCAACTGTTTCGTGTCTTCTGTGCGCCAAATGTATGCTGTACCACTGCATGAGCGATGCTGAGGGTGAAAATTCTCACAATCTGGAGCACAATCCGTGCACATGCAGTACAGAAGATGGTTGTGGTAGGCGATGGTTTGGTCTTGCATTGTTGTCCCTCATTGTTCCATGTCTATGGTTGTATCCACCACTACGGGCTATTCACTGGTGTGGTATGGCCTGTGGTATATGTGGTGGAAGACATCATCCAATGGAATAA
- the Spred gene encoding sprouty-related, EVH1 domain-containing protein 1 isoform X3, with the protein MTEASEDGNYLVRVRAQVMTRDDSSGGWVPLSGGGLANVSVRRRAPSAGSGCSTAIGTSCGAASANAAPGSSPGNNSAPLSTSPPSAAKRRHEYLIYGKRITDQSVVLSCTIKKDFQYNKVMPTFHHWRTGEKKFGLTFQTAADARAFDKGVRTAVEELLEDVGDESVFMAVNLPAEPPDSRQSSGLVRVPNYHSQCGDIPDGHKSIHYISSDPSAKVVPSHHPLESSGDVGVDNCPYVQLTTLNHDYLYPVIDDHKGANTTERRASSGSLKKPDIIVSQPGKNTAKSRGNNRLRCKHCQQTYGEHDNPRGACEYAPDFISRGIATVSCLLCAKCMLYHCMSDAEGENSHNLEHNPCTCSTEDGCGRRWFGLALLSLIVPCLWLYPPLRAIHWCGMACGICGGRHHPME; encoded by the exons ATGACAGAGGCCTCGGAAGA TGGTAATTATCTGGTGAGGGTACGGGCCCAGGTAATGACGAGAGATGACAGCTCTGGGGGATGGGTACCACTCAGTGGTGGAGGACTGGCTAATGTTTCGGTCAGGCGTAGAGCACCATCAGCTGGATCTGGTTGCAGCACTGCTATTGGTACCAGTTGTGGTGCAGCCAGTGCTAATGCAGCTCCTGGCTCGTCACCCGGTAATAATTCAGCTCCGTTGAGCACTTCACCTCCCAGTGCAGCTAAGAGAAGACACGAGTACCTTATTTATGGAAAACGCATCACTGATCAATCg GTGGTTCTCAGCTGTACAATTAAGAAGGACTTTCAATACAACAAAGTGATGCCAACATTTCATCATTGGCGtactggagagaaaaaatttggaTTAACGTTTCAAACTGCTGCTGATGCCAGGGCATTTGACAAAGGCGTACGAACAGCAGTAGAAGAGCTTTTAGAAG ACGTCGGTGATGAGAGTGTATTCATGGCGGTTAATTTACCAGCAGAGCCACCGGATTCTCGTCAATCGTCAGGATTGGTTCGTGTACCGAATTATCATTCCCAGTGTGGCGATATACCAGATGGCCACAAATCAATTCATTATATTAGTAGTGATCCATCAGCCAAGGTTGTACCATCACACCATCCACTGGAGTCTAGTGGTGATGTGGGCGTTGACAATTGTCCTTATGTGCAGTTGACGACACTCAATCACGATTATCTGTATCCAGTGATCGATGATCACAAAGGAGCCAATACAACAGAGCGTCGTGCATCGAGTGGTTCACTCAAGAAGCCTGATATAATAGTATCACAACCGGGTAAAAATACAGCTAAAAGTCGAGGTAATAATAGATTGAGATGTAAACACTGTCAACAGACTTACGGTGAGCATGATAATCCGAGGGGTGCGTGTGAGTATGCACCTGATTTTATTAGTCGTGGTATAGCAACTGTTTCGTGTCTTCTGTGCGCCAAATGTATGCTGTACCACTGCATGAGCGATGCTGAGGGTGAAAATTCTCACAATCTGGAGCACAATCCGTGCACATGCAGTACAGAAGATGGTTGTGGTAGGCGATGGTTTGGTCTTGCATTGTTGTCCCTCATTGTTCCATGTCTATGGTTGTATCCACCACTACGGGCTATTCACTGGTGTGGTATGGCCTGTGGTATATGTGGTGGAAGACATCATCCAATGGAATAA